One Sphingobium sp. Cam5-1 genomic window, ACGGGCGTGAGCAGATCGTCGGCGTGGTCTATGCATCCGATTTCATCGGACGGCCTTTTGGCGCGCGCACGCCGCATAGCGTGACGGCGCTCACCGATGCGCGGCTGTGCCTCTATCCGCGCGGCGCTTTCGACGGCTTTGCGCGCCAGCATTCGCAGCTCGAGCATCGGCTGCTCCAGCGGACGCTGGACGACCTTGACCGGACGCGCGGCTGGATGCTGCTGCTGGGGCGGAAAAATGCGCGGGAAAAGGTCGCCTCCTTTCTGCTGGACATGAGCAGGCGGCTGCGCGCGGATCGAAGCGGCGTGATCGACCTGCCGCTATCGCGCCAGCAGATCGCGGACATATTGGGGCTGACCATCGAGACCGTGTCGCGTCAGATCAGCGATATGAAGCGGCTGGGCGTGATCGCGCTGGCCGGACGGCGGGGCGTGCGGATCTGCGATGCCGATCGGCTGGAGAGCATGGCCGAGGGGGCGTGAGGGAAAAGCTGCCGATAGTCCGAGCGTTTCCCCTCCCGTAAACAGGAGGGGTTAGGGGTGGGCGCGAGCGAAGCGAGCCTCTGGGCTGGGCTCTGTCATCTGCATTGATGTTGCGCTGGCCCACCCCCCAGCCCCCTCCCGCCTGCGGGAGGGGGAGCAAGGTCTATGCTTCACCCTTAGGGCGGCCGGGACAATCTGCCTACGGATATTCCCCTACATACCTGCCGCCCCGCCTTTGACAGAGGTTGGATCGTGAAGGCGGCCCCTGGGCAAGGGCGCCGCAGACAAGCTTTCGCGGGGGGATCCGATGGATCAACTATTATTGAAGTCGGGCGGCTGGTTCGCGCTGGCGGTGGTCGCCTTGCTGGCGGCGCTGATGGCGGTGGACAGCGGCTTTGCCGTCCATATGGGCATAGCCTGCGCGGCGGCGCTGTTGATGGTGGTGGTGACGATCGGCGGGGCCGATTATGCCGGGATCGCACGCGGCCTGCTGAAGATGCCGGCCGATCAGGGGAAATATGATGACGACCCGATCCGTTGGGGTGTGATCGCGACCGTCTTTTGGGGTTTGGCGGGGTTTCTGGCGGGGCTGTACATCGCCTTGCAGCTGGCGTTTCCGGCGCTGAACCTCGGCATTGAATATACGAGTTTCGGGCGATTGCGGCCGCTGCATACTTCGGCGGTGATCTTTGCATTTGGCGGCAATGCGCTGATCGCGACGAGTTTCTATGTCGTGCAGCGGACCTGTCGCGCGCGGCTGGCTTTTCCATCGCTCGCCCGGTTCGTATTCTGGGGTTACCAGCTCTTCATCGTGCTGGCCGCGACTGGCTATGTCATGGGCATCACCGAAGCGCGCGAATATGCCGAGCCTGAATGGTATGTCGACATCTGGTTGACGATTGTGTGGGTCGCCTATCTTGTCGTCTTCGGCGGCACGATCCTGCGCCGCAG contains:
- a CDS encoding Crp/Fnr family transcriptional regulator encodes the protein MDMQFDLAQKAPRGPEMAAMMTPAAGSCGAGYCDRCEVRDQAICADLNPQERAALNRIGRRVTLQAGQTVMWEGDDSMVVANVIEGTLKLATSTGDGREQIVGVVYASDFIGRPFGARTPHSVTALTDARLCLYPRGAFDGFARQHSQLEHRLLQRTLDDLDRTRGWMLLLGRKNAREKVASFLLDMSRRLRADRSGVIDLPLSRQQIADILGLTIETVSRQISDMKRLGVIALAGRRGVRICDADRLESMAEGA